In a single window of the Raphanus sativus cultivar WK10039 chromosome 9, ASM80110v3, whole genome shotgun sequence genome:
- the LOC130499994 gene encoding uncharacterized protein LOC130499994 — protein sequence MSEESPRPAARRRSSVSSSRASGSSHEQNSFPAYIPAPPPAPAQQNPGVMPVELLVQQPGREHLPVLHPTPRRGHSTWFTKSSNGISRSINQMMYSMLQIGYTKWSEIPQDDQELWFRQFAQEFNWHPDHTETVRIRFKAKAMDSYTKQVNAWKKVWQKNKRPRNINGRVFEQLIVHWQKDETAETSSRNSKNRKSDRGGKGMYVHNLGACSMSTKEDELIEANDGNPVDRLQLIKVAHTNKTTGQIQDLLIKDVVDLVETEIASQSQPLSDDGDSVGASTNLSRLQINEMVEKAVPKRKGGFLVGLARRASSYPASSSQVPYADPMILEELHDKGERIVALEEQNATIQAENATIQAENATILAELASQKKTNAEIMEKLNRLFASSS from the exons AT gtCCGAGGAATCACCCCGCCCCGCAGCCCGTCGACGTAGTTCGGTGAGCTCTTCCCGTGCATCGGGATCGTCTCACGAACAAAACTCGTTTCCCGCATATATTCCCGCTCCACCTCCCGCTCCTGCTCAACAGAATCCGGGGGTCATGCCAGTTGAACTATTGGTTCAACAACCGGGTCGAGAGCATCTCCCGGTTCTCCATCCCACCCCACGACGAGGACATAGCACttg gttcaccaagTCGAGTAATGGCATTAGCAGGAGCATCAACCAGATGATGTATTCCATGCTCCAAATTGGATATACGAAGTGGAGTGAGATCCCTCAAGACGACCAAGAGTTGTGGTTTCGTCAATTTGCG CAAGAGTTCAACTGGCACCCCGATCACACGGAAACAGTCCGTATTAGATTCAAAGCTAAGGCCATGGACTCTTATACAAAGCAGGTGAACGCGTGGAAGAAAGTTTGGCAGAAGAACAAGAGGCCACGGAACATCAACGGGAGGGTGTTCGAGCAGTTGATAGTTCATTGGCAGAAGGACGAAACTGCAGAGACGTCTTCTAGGAACTCTAAGAACCGGAAGAGCGATCGTGGCGGGAAAGGTATGTATGTGCACAACCTCGGGGCTTGCTCTATGTCTACTAAGGAAGATGaactt ATCGAAGCAAATGACGGTAATCCCGTTGATCGACTCCAACTCATTAAGGTGGCTCACACTAACAAGACGACGGGTCAAATTCAGGACCTCTTGATCAAAGATGTCGTTGATTTGGTGGAAACTGAAATAGCATCTCAATCTCAGCCTCTCTCTGATGACGGCGATTCAGTGGGAGCTTCAACCAACTTGTCCCGATTGCAAATAAATGAGATGGTtgaaaag gcTGTTCCTAAAAGGAAAGGAGGCTTTTTAGTTGGATTGGCCCGCCGTGCTTCTTCGTATCCGGCATCTTCTTCGCAGGTTCCGTATGCCGATCCCATGATTCTCGAGGAGCTACATGACAAAGGTGAACGGATTGTGGCATTGGAGGAGCAGAACGCCACTATCCAAGCTGAGAATGCCACTATCCAAGCTGAGAATGCCACTATCCTTGCTGAGTTGGCATCCCAAAAGAAGACCAACGCCGAGATAATGGAGAAGCTAAACCGTTTATTTGCTTCGAGTTCTTag